Proteins encoded by one window of Streptomyces sp. NBC_01571:
- a CDS encoding NAD(P)H-dependent oxidoreductase subunit E, whose amino-acid sequence MDLHFGDSKPTDEERAAVDTLLGPPESSWEGADRSDADLRWARGGREARARRDLLLPGLHAVNDRVGWISEGALGYLCRRLTVPPAEAYGVATFYAMFSVKPRPATVLHVCTDLACMAAGAPELCEGVESRLGPGSGVTVERGPCLGLCERAPAALAVRAGDPVRTAVAAPATVERAVLTAGAPGSAAEEPPAARALPQAGDPSLMLLGRVGVVDPADLDDYRAHGGYAALRRAFALGPAGVIREVTDAGLVGRGGAAFPTGRKWQATASQPDTPHYLVCNADESEPGTFKDRVVMEGDPYALVEAMTVAAYAIGAHKGYLYLRGEYPRALRRMEHAIGQARARGLLGDDVLGQGYAFDIEIRRGAGAYICGEETALFNSIEGYRGEPRSKPPFPVEKGLFGRPTAENNVETLVNVLPILTGGAEAYAAIGTPGSTGPKLYCVSGSVERPGVYELPFGATLGELLELAGVREGLRAVLLGGAAGGFVRPDELHVPLTFEGTREAGTTLGSGVVMAFDDTVPLPRLLLRIAAFFRDESCGQCVPCRVGTVRQEEALHRIAERAGAAAADDVALLREVGRAMRDASICGLGQTAWNAVESAIDRLGAYE is encoded by the coding sequence ATGGATCTGCACTTCGGTGACAGCAAGCCGACGGACGAGGAGCGGGCGGCCGTCGACACGCTGCTCGGCCCTCCGGAGTCCTCGTGGGAGGGCGCCGACCGGTCCGACGCGGACCTCAGGTGGGCGCGCGGTGGCCGTGAGGCCCGCGCGCGCCGGGACCTGCTGCTGCCGGGGCTGCACGCCGTCAACGACCGGGTCGGCTGGATCAGTGAGGGTGCGCTCGGCTATCTGTGCCGCCGGCTGACCGTACCGCCCGCGGAGGCGTACGGCGTCGCGACGTTCTACGCGATGTTCTCGGTGAAGCCGCGCCCGGCGACCGTGCTGCACGTCTGCACGGACCTGGCGTGCATGGCGGCGGGGGCCCCGGAGCTGTGCGAGGGGGTCGAGTCCCGGCTCGGCCCCGGCAGTGGGGTGACCGTGGAGCGCGGCCCCTGCCTAGGCCTGTGCGAACGGGCTCCGGCCGCGCTCGCGGTCAGGGCGGGCGATCCGGTGCGTACGGCCGTGGCGGCGCCCGCCACCGTCGAACGGGCCGTGCTGACGGCGGGCGCGCCCGGCTCGGCGGCCGAGGAGCCGCCCGCGGCGCGGGCCCTCCCCCAGGCCGGCGACCCCTCCCTGATGCTGCTGGGCCGTGTCGGCGTGGTCGACCCCGCCGACCTGGACGACTACCGGGCGCACGGCGGGTACGCCGCGCTGCGGCGGGCCTTCGCGCTCGGGCCCGCCGGGGTGATCCGCGAGGTCACCGACGCGGGCCTGGTCGGGCGTGGCGGGGCCGCCTTCCCGACCGGCCGCAAATGGCAGGCCACGGCCTCCCAGCCCGACACCCCGCACTACCTGGTGTGCAACGCCGACGAGTCCGAGCCGGGCACCTTCAAGGACCGGGTGGTCATGGAGGGAGACCCGTACGCGCTCGTCGAGGCGATGACCGTCGCGGCGTACGCGATCGGCGCGCACAAGGGCTATCTGTATCTGCGGGGCGAGTACCCGCGCGCCCTGCGCCGGATGGAGCACGCCATCGGCCAGGCACGTGCGCGGGGGCTGCTCGGCGACGACGTCCTCGGGCAGGGATACGCCTTCGACATCGAGATCCGGCGCGGCGCGGGCGCGTACATCTGTGGCGAGGAGACCGCCCTGTTCAACTCGATCGAAGGGTACCGGGGCGAGCCGCGTTCCAAGCCGCCCTTCCCCGTGGAGAAGGGTCTGTTCGGCAGGCCCACCGCCGAGAACAACGTCGAGACGCTCGTGAACGTCCTGCCGATCCTGACCGGGGGAGCCGAGGCGTATGCGGCGATCGGCACCCCTGGCTCCACCGGCCCGAAGCTGTACTGCGTGTCGGGGAGCGTGGAACGGCCCGGCGTCTACGAGCTGCCCTTCGGGGCGACGCTGGGCGAGTTGCTGGAACTGGCGGGTGTACGGGAGGGTCTGCGGGCGGTGCTGCTCGGCGGCGCGGCGGGCGGCTTCGTACGGCCCGACGAACTGCACGTCCCGCTCACCTTCGAGGGCACCCGGGAGGCGGGCACGACCCTCGGCTCGGGTGTGGTCATGGCCTTCGACGACACGGTCCCCCTCCCCCGTCTGCTGCTGCGGATCGCCGCGTTCTTCCGTGACGAGTCGTGCGGGCAGTGTGTGCCCTGCCGGGTCGGGACCGTGCGCCAGGAGGAGGCGCTGCACCGGATCGCCGAGCGCGCAGGCGCGGCCGCGGCGGACGACGTCGCCCTGCTCAGGGAGGTCGGCCGCGCGATGCGGGACGCCTCGATCTGCGGTCTCGGGCAGACCGCGTGGAACGCCGTGGAATCCGCGATCGACCGTCTGGGGGCGTACGAATGA
- a CDS encoding molybdopterin oxidoreductase family protein — translation MRKRDPRIYTRLTHPLVRDSRDEPFRQATWDEALSRAAAGLRAARGAFGLFSCARATNEMNYVAQKFARVVMGTNNVDSCNRTCHAPSVAGLSAAFGSGGGTSSYAEVEETDLVVMWGSNARFAHPIFFQHVLKGIRNGARMYAVDPRRTSTAEWAEGWLGLNVGTDIPMAHAIGREIIHAGLANHAFIRRATSGFDEYERLVEPWTLSLAEKVTGVPASAIRELAHAYSRAERAQLCWTLGITEHHNGTDNVRALINLSLLTGHVGRHGSGLQPLRGQNNVQGGGDMGAIPNRLPGFQDILDPDARLKFETAWDTVIEPHYGLNLTEMFEAMEEGTLKAVYCIGENPAQSEADSEQAVRRLGALDFLVVQDIFLTRTAELADVVLPATAGWAETEGTTTNSERRVQRVRAAVTPPGEAREDIDILRDLAARLGHEWKYADSEAVWNELRSLSPDHYGMTYARLEEQQGIQWPCPAPDRIEPTYLHGRLWAADPAERGRRAPFGLVRHDPPVDLTDESYPIRLTTGRRLDSYNTGVQSGGFASPLRRGEYVELCPEDAERYGVVVGEEVRISSRRGSVLAPVWIDTALRPGLAFMTMHFPDDVDTNRLTIEANCPIAGTAEFKASAIRIDKLPATTVRS, via the coding sequence ATGAGGAAACGCGACCCGAGGATCTACACCCGGCTCACGCATCCGCTGGTGCGGGACAGCCGCGACGAACCCTTCCGGCAGGCCACCTGGGACGAGGCACTGAGCCGCGCCGCCGCGGGGCTGCGTGCCGCGCGCGGGGCGTTCGGCCTGTTCTCCTGCGCCCGTGCGACCAACGAGATGAACTACGTGGCCCAGAAGTTCGCGCGGGTGGTCATGGGCACCAACAACGTCGACTCCTGCAACCGCACCTGTCACGCCCCGAGCGTCGCCGGTCTCTCGGCGGCCTTCGGCTCCGGCGGCGGGACCTCCTCGTACGCGGAGGTCGAGGAGACCGACCTCGTGGTGATGTGGGGCTCCAACGCCCGCTTCGCGCACCCCATCTTCTTCCAGCACGTACTGAAGGGCATCAGGAACGGGGCCCGGATGTACGCGGTCGACCCCCGCCGCACGTCGACGGCCGAGTGGGCCGAGGGCTGGCTCGGCCTGAACGTCGGCACCGACATCCCGATGGCGCACGCGATCGGCCGCGAGATCATCCACGCGGGCCTCGCCAACCACGCCTTCATCCGGAGGGCGACCAGCGGGTTCGACGAGTACGAGCGGCTCGTCGAACCCTGGACGCTGTCCCTCGCGGAGAAGGTGACGGGCGTACCGGCGTCCGCCATAAGGGAGTTGGCCCACGCGTACTCCCGCGCCGAACGCGCCCAGCTGTGCTGGACGCTCGGCATCACCGAGCACCACAACGGCACCGACAACGTCCGCGCGCTGATCAACCTGTCCCTGCTGACCGGCCACGTGGGCCGCCACGGCTCCGGGCTGCAGCCGCTGCGCGGCCAGAACAACGTGCAGGGCGGCGGCGACATGGGCGCCATCCCGAACCGGCTCCCCGGCTTCCAGGACATCCTCGACCCGGACGCGCGGCTGAAGTTCGAGACCGCCTGGGACACCGTCATCGAGCCGCACTACGGACTGAACCTGACGGAGATGTTCGAGGCGATGGAGGAGGGCACCCTCAAGGCGGTCTACTGCATCGGGGAGAACCCGGCGCAGTCGGAGGCCGACAGCGAGCAGGCCGTCCGGCGGCTCGGCGCCCTCGACTTCCTCGTCGTCCAGGACATCTTCCTCACCAGGACGGCCGAACTCGCCGACGTGGTGCTGCCCGCGACCGCCGGGTGGGCGGAGACGGAGGGCACCACCACCAACAGCGAACGGCGCGTCCAGCGGGTGCGTGCGGCGGTGACCCCGCCCGGTGAGGCCCGGGAGGACATCGACATCCTCCGCGACCTCGCCGCGCGCCTCGGACACGAGTGGAAGTACGCCGACTCCGAGGCAGTCTGGAACGAACTGCGCTCGCTCTCCCCGGACCACTACGGGATGACGTACGCGCGTCTGGAGGAGCAGCAGGGCATCCAGTGGCCCTGCCCGGCCCCGGACCGGATCGAACCCACCTATCTGCACGGCCGGTTGTGGGCCGCCGACCCCGCCGAGCGCGGTCGGCGCGCACCCTTCGGGCTCGTCCGGCACGACCCGCCGGTGGACCTCACGGACGAGTCGTACCCGATCCGGCTCACCACCGGGCGGCGGCTCGACTCCTACAACACCGGTGTGCAGAGCGGCGGTTTCGCCTCACCGCTGCGGCGCGGCGAGTACGTCGAGCTGTGCCCCGAGGACGCGGAGCGCTACGGGGTCGTGGTGGGCGAGGAGGTCCGGATCTCCTCGCGCCGGGGCTCCGTCCTGGCGCCGGTGTGGATCGACACCGCGCTGCGCCCCGGACTGGCGTTCATGACGATGCACTTTCCCGACGACGTGGACACCAACCGGCTGACGATCGAGGCGAACTGTCCGATCGCGGGGACGGCGGAGTTCAAGGCGTCGGCGATCCGGATCGACAAGCTGCCGGCCACGACCGTGAGGAGCTGA
- a CDS encoding 2-dehydropantoate 2-reductase encodes MKVAVLGAGAIGAYVGAALHRAGADVHLIARGPHLAAMRRHGVHVRSPRGDFTARTHATDDPADVGPVDYVFLGLKANSYAACGPLIEPLLHRDTAVIAAQNGIPWWYFHRHGGPHDGHRVESVDPDGAVSAVLAPERAVGCVVYAATELEGPGVVRHLEGTRFSIGEPDRSLSTRCRTFGEAMRAGGLKCPVEPDLRNDIWLKLLGNISFNPISALSRATMRQMCLHGGTRKVIEIMMAETLAVAEALGCEVGVSIERRLAGAERVGDHRTSTLQDLERGKPLELDVLLAAVVELAEITGVPVPTLRTVHALSDLLASRTAA; translated from the coding sequence GTGAAAGTCGCCGTTCTCGGCGCCGGTGCGATCGGCGCCTATGTCGGGGCCGCGCTGCACCGCGCAGGCGCCGATGTGCATCTCATCGCCCGTGGACCGCACCTGGCGGCCATGAGGCGGCACGGAGTCCATGTACGCAGCCCGCGCGGCGACTTCACCGCGCGCACCCATGCCACCGACGACCCGGCCGACGTCGGGCCCGTCGACTACGTCTTCCTCGGTCTGAAGGCCAACTCGTACGCGGCGTGCGGGCCGCTGATCGAGCCCCTGCTGCACCGGGACACGGCGGTGATCGCCGCCCAGAACGGCATCCCCTGGTGGTACTTCCACCGGCACGGCGGCCCCCACGACGGCCACCGTGTGGAGAGCGTGGACCCCGACGGCGCCGTCAGCGCCGTGCTCGCGCCCGAACGGGCCGTCGGATGCGTGGTCTACGCCGCGACGGAACTGGAAGGACCGGGAGTCGTCCGCCACCTGGAAGGCACCCGGTTCTCCATCGGCGAGCCCGACCGCTCGCTCTCCACCCGCTGCCGGACGTTCGGCGAGGCCATGCGGGCGGGCGGCCTCAAGTGCCCCGTCGAGCCGGACCTGCGCAACGACATCTGGCTGAAGCTGCTGGGCAACATCTCCTTCAACCCCATCAGCGCGCTGTCCCGCGCGACCATGCGGCAGATGTGTCTGCACGGCGGTACCCGCAAGGTCATCGAGATCATGATGGCCGAGACGCTCGCCGTCGCCGAGGCCCTCGGCTGCGAGGTCGGCGTCTCCATCGAACGCCGGCTGGCCGGCGCCGAACGCGTCGGCGACCACCGCACCTCCACGCTGCAGGACCTGGAGCGCGGCAAGCCGCTCGAACTCGACGTGCTGCTCGCGGCCGTCGTGGAACTGGCGGAGATCACCGGGGTCCCGGTCCCCACCCTCCGTACCGTGCACGCCCTTTCCGATCTGCTCGCATCGAGGACCGCCGCATGA
- a CDS encoding aldo/keto reductase codes for MSARTKPATAAGTWRLGDLTVNRLGFGAMRLTGTAPFDGGVPRDRERSIGVLRRAVELGVNHIDTAAFYFSAARSANELINRALAPYPEDLVIATKVWPGRDPSGAWWWATPAQLRGQVEENLRQLGRDHLDVVNLRVPPSRRTGSIGEHFGALAELREAGLIRHLGVSHVTAGQLAEARAIAPVVCVQNPYGIGASGEDRSLLRLCGELGLAFVPFFAIAGSGREAGPAARDSETVYAVARAHDVSVAQVRLAWTLQQGPHVLAIPGTGDPDHLAQNTAAAALRLSEDESARLGALGRRRAAAVPEPTGPSR; via the coding sequence ATGAGCGCACGAACGAAACCCGCAACGGCCGCCGGTACATGGCGACTCGGTGACCTGACCGTCAACCGTCTCGGGTTCGGCGCGATGCGCCTGACCGGTACCGCGCCCTTCGACGGCGGTGTGCCGCGCGACCGTGAGCGGTCGATCGGCGTGCTCCGGCGAGCGGTGGAGCTCGGCGTGAACCACATCGACACCGCCGCGTTCTACTTCTCGGCTGCGCGCTCCGCCAACGAGCTGATCAACCGGGCGCTGGCGCCGTACCCGGAGGACCTGGTCATCGCCACCAAGGTCTGGCCGGGCCGCGATCCCTCGGGCGCCTGGTGGTGGGCCACCCCGGCACAGCTGCGCGGCCAGGTCGAGGAGAACCTGCGCCAACTCGGCCGCGATCACCTGGACGTGGTGAACCTGCGCGTACCGCCGAGCCGGCGGACCGGCTCGATCGGCGAGCACTTCGGCGCGCTGGCCGAGCTGCGCGAGGCCGGGCTGATCCGCCACCTCGGTGTCTCGCACGTCACCGCCGGGCAACTGGCCGAGGCCCGGGCCATCGCTCCGGTCGTGTGCGTGCAGAACCCCTACGGGATCGGTGCGTCGGGCGAGGACAGGTCCCTCCTGCGGCTCTGCGGCGAACTCGGCCTCGCCTTCGTCCCGTTCTTCGCGATCGCCGGTTCCGGACGCGAGGCGGGTCCGGCCGCCCGCGACAGCGAGACGGTGTACGCCGTCGCCCGCGCCCACGACGTGTCCGTCGCGCAGGTCCGACTGGCCTGGACCCTCCAGCAGGGGCCGCACGTGCTGGCGATCCCGGGCACCGGCGATCCGGACCACCTCGCGCAGAACACGGCGGCGGCCGCCCTGCGGCTCTCGGAGGACGAGTCGGCCCGCCTCGGCGCGCTGGGACGCCGACGGGCAGCGGCCGTTCCGGAGCCGACCGGCCCCTCCAGGTGA
- a CDS encoding OFA family MFS transporter, which translates to MSPPVAPPGWSRWLVPPAALSVHLSIGQAYAWSVFKPPLESALGLSGTQSALPFQLAIVMLGLSAAFGGTLVERNGPRWAMTVALVCFSTGFLIASLGAATEQYWLIVFGYGFVGGIGLGIGYISPVSTLIKWFPERPGMATGIAIMGFGGGALIASPWSAQMLKSFGSDSSGIALAFLVHGLSYAVFMTLGVLLVRVPRSEKPVEARPGPLDGVQVSAKNAVRTPQFWCLWLVLCMNVTAGIGILEKAAPMITDFFADTSTPVSVSAAAGFVALLSAANMAGRIGWSSTSDLIGRKNIYRVYLGVGALMYLLISQFGDSSKPLFIICALVILSFYGGGFATVPAYLKDLFGTYQVGAIHGRLLTAWSLAGVLGPLIVNWIADRQKDAGKHGAALYDTSFLIMIGLLVVGFVANELIRPVHARHHIPAPREAADDDSVQSQQSA; encoded by the coding sequence ATGAGTCCCCCTGTCGCGCCACCCGGCTGGAGCCGCTGGCTCGTCCCGCCCGCCGCCCTGTCGGTCCACCTCTCCATCGGCCAGGCGTACGCCTGGAGCGTCTTCAAGCCACCGCTCGAATCCGCGCTCGGCCTCAGCGGCACCCAGAGCGCGCTGCCCTTCCAGCTCGCCATCGTCATGCTCGGGCTGTCCGCCGCGTTCGGCGGCACCCTGGTGGAACGCAACGGGCCGCGCTGGGCGATGACGGTCGCCCTGGTCTGCTTCTCCACCGGCTTCCTGATCGCCTCGCTCGGCGCCGCCACCGAGCAGTACTGGCTGATCGTGTTCGGCTACGGCTTCGTCGGGGGGATCGGCCTGGGCATCGGCTACATCTCGCCCGTCTCGACCCTGATCAAGTGGTTCCCGGAACGGCCGGGCATGGCCACCGGTATCGCGATCATGGGCTTCGGCGGCGGCGCGCTGATCGCCTCGCCGTGGTCCGCGCAGATGCTGAAGTCCTTCGGTTCCGACTCCTCCGGCATCGCCCTCGCCTTCCTCGTGCACGGCCTGTCGTACGCCGTCTTCATGACGCTCGGCGTGCTGCTGGTACGGGTGCCGCGCAGCGAGAAGCCGGTCGAGGCCCGCCCCGGGCCCCTCGACGGGGTACAGGTCTCGGCGAAGAACGCCGTGCGCACTCCGCAGTTCTGGTGCCTGTGGCTCGTGCTGTGCATGAACGTGACCGCGGGTATCGGCATCCTGGAGAAGGCCGCCCCGATGATCACCGACTTCTTCGCGGACACCTCCACCCCGGTGTCGGTGTCGGCCGCCGCGGGCTTCGTGGCGCTGCTCTCGGCGGCGAACATGGCGGGCCGGATCGGCTGGTCCTCCACGTCCGACCTGATCGGGCGCAAGAACATCTACCGCGTCTACCTCGGCGTCGGCGCGCTGATGTACCTGCTGATCTCGCAGTTCGGGGACTCCTCCAAGCCCCTGTTCATCATCTGCGCGCTGGTGATCCTCTCCTTCTACGGGGGTGGCTTCGCGACCGTCCCCGCGTACCTCAAGGACCTCTTCGGCACCTACCAGGTCGGCGCGATCCACGGCCGGCTGCTCACCGCCTGGTCCTTGGCCGGTGTCCTCGGTCCGCTGATCGTCAACTGGATCGCGGACCGGCAGAAGGACGCGGGCAAGCATGGCGCCGCGCTCTACGACACCTCCTTCCTGATCATGATCGGGCTGCTCGTCGTCGGCTTCGTCGCCAACGAGCTGATCCGCCCGGTCCACGCCCGCCACCACATCCCCGCACCGAGGGAGGCCGCCGATGACGACTCCGTCCAGTCCCAGCAGTCCGCCTGA
- a CDS encoding beta-ketoacyl-ACP synthase III, with protein MNGSRIAAVGHYQPAKVLTNEDLAGLVDTSDEWIKSRVGIRTRHIAGPDEPVDELAGHAAAKALAAAGLAPGDIDLVLVATSTAVDRSPNMAARVAHRLGIPSPAAMDVNVVCAGFTHALATADHAVRAGAATRVLVIGADKMSDVTDWTDRTTCVLVGDGAGAAVVEAAAPGDEPGIGPVLWGSVPEMGHAVRIEGTPARFAQEGQSVYRWATTRLPAIARQACERAGLTPEELAGVVLHQANLRIIEPLAQKIGAVNAVVARDVVDSGNTSAASIPLALSKLVERGEIGTGDPVLLFGFGGNLSYAGQVVRCP; from the coding sequence ATGAACGGCTCACGCATCGCGGCCGTCGGCCACTACCAGCCCGCCAAGGTCCTCACCAACGAGGACCTGGCGGGCCTGGTCGACACCAGTGACGAGTGGATCAAGAGCCGGGTGGGCATCCGTACGCGCCACATCGCCGGACCCGACGAACCCGTCGACGAGCTGGCCGGGCACGCCGCCGCCAAGGCGCTCGCGGCCGCCGGACTGGCGCCCGGCGACATCGACCTGGTGCTGGTCGCCACCTCGACGGCCGTCGACCGTTCCCCGAACATGGCCGCCCGGGTCGCGCACCGCCTCGGCATCCCGTCTCCCGCGGCGATGGACGTCAACGTGGTCTGCGCGGGCTTCACCCACGCGCTCGCCACGGCCGACCACGCCGTGCGCGCGGGGGCCGCGACCCGGGTCCTGGTCATCGGCGCGGACAAGATGTCGGACGTGACGGACTGGACCGACCGCACGACCTGCGTCCTGGTCGGGGACGGAGCGGGGGCCGCCGTGGTCGAGGCCGCCGCGCCGGGCGACGAGCCGGGGATCGGGCCCGTGCTGTGGGGCTCGGTGCCCGAGATGGGGCACGCCGTACGCATCGAGGGCACGCCGGCGCGGTTCGCGCAGGAGGGCCAGAGCGTCTACCGCTGGGCGACGACCCGGCTCCCGGCGATCGCCCGGCAGGCCTGCGAGCGGGCCGGACTCACCCCCGAGGAACTGGCCGGAGTCGTCCTGCACCAGGCGAACCTGCGCATCATCGAACCCCTCGCGCAGAAGATCGGCGCCGTGAACGCGGTGGTCGCGCGCGACGTGGTGGACTCCGGGAACACCTCCGCCGCCAGCATCCCGCTCGCCTTGTCGAAGCTCGTCGAACGCGGTGAGATCGGCACGGGCGACCCCGTGCTCCTCTTCGGCTTCGGCGGCAACCTGTCCTACGCGGGCCAGGTCGTCCGCTGCCCCTGA
- a CDS encoding GntR family transcriptional regulator, with amino-acid sequence MLSTGLPQGAVPRLERPGPLRDRVYEALLELITTRALQPGQHLVESELAGHLGVSRQPVREALQRLNTEGWVDLRPAQGAFVHEPTEEEADQLLTVRTLLEAEAARLAAANTGSAGITALEELCAEGERAVAADDVDGAVAINARFHAKVMELAGNTVLAELAAQVDRRVRWYYTPVARQRGGQSWIEHRDLIAAIADRDEPRATQVMRDHTEHTRKTYHEREK; translated from the coding sequence ATGTTGTCGACAGGACTGCCGCAGGGGGCGGTGCCCAGGCTCGAGCGGCCCGGCCCGCTGCGCGACCGCGTCTACGAGGCGCTGCTCGAACTCATCACGACACGCGCCCTCCAGCCGGGCCAGCACCTGGTCGAGAGCGAACTCGCCGGGCACCTCGGTGTGTCCCGGCAACCCGTACGCGAGGCGCTGCAGCGGCTGAACACGGAGGGGTGGGTCGATCTGCGGCCCGCCCAGGGCGCGTTCGTGCACGAGCCGACCGAGGAGGAGGCCGACCAGCTCCTCACGGTCCGTACGCTCCTGGAGGCCGAGGCCGCCCGGCTCGCCGCCGCCAACACGGGCTCCGCCGGCATCACCGCCCTGGAGGAGCTGTGCGCCGAGGGCGAGCGCGCGGTCGCCGCCGACGACGTGGACGGCGCGGTCGCGATCAATGCCCGCTTCCACGCGAAGGTCATGGAACTGGCCGGGAACACGGTCCTCGCCGAACTGGCCGCTCAGGTCGACCGCCGGGTGCGCTGGTACTACACACCGGTCGCCCGGCAGCGCGGCGGACAGTCCTGGATCGAGCACCGCGACCTCATCGCCGCCATCGCCGACCGCGACGAACCCCGCGCCACCCAGGTCATGCGCGACCACACCGAGCACACGCGCAAGACGTACCACGAGCGCGAGAAGTAG
- a CDS encoding ROK family transcriptional regulator, whose amino-acid sequence MTARPANAHQARLLRLLRDGGPNSRAQLGDQVDLSRSKLAVEVERLLETGLVVADGLAASRGGRRSHNIRLAPALRFLGVDIGATSIDVAVTNAELEVLGHLNQPMDVREGPVAVFEQVLAMAAKLRSSGLAEGFDGAGIGVPGPVRFPEGVPVAPPIMPGWDGFPVREALSQDLGCPVMVDNDVNLMAMGEQHAGVARSVGDFLCVKIGTGIGCGIVVGGGVYRGTTGSAGDIGHIQAVPDGRPCACGNRGCLEAHFSGAALARDATDAAQQGLSAELAARLDAAGALTAVDVAAAAAAGDATALDLIREGGNRTGQVIAALVSFFNPGLVVIGGGVTGLGHTLLAAIRTQVYRQSLPLATGNLPIVLGELGPAAGVIGAARLISDHLFSPA is encoded by the coding sequence ATGACGGCTCGACCCGCGAACGCACACCAGGCACGACTGCTGCGCCTGTTGCGTGACGGCGGCCCCAACTCCCGCGCCCAGCTCGGCGATCAGGTCGACCTCTCCCGGTCGAAGCTGGCCGTCGAGGTGGAACGACTCCTGGAGACCGGGCTCGTCGTCGCCGACGGACTCGCCGCATCCCGCGGCGGCCGCCGCTCCCACAACATCCGGCTCGCCCCTGCGCTGCGCTTCCTCGGCGTCGACATCGGGGCGACCTCGATCGACGTGGCGGTCACCAACGCCGAGCTGGAGGTGCTCGGACACCTCAACCAGCCCATGGACGTCCGTGAGGGCCCGGTCGCGGTGTTCGAGCAGGTGCTCGCCATGGCGGCCAAGCTGAGGTCCTCGGGGCTCGCGGAGGGATTCGACGGCGCCGGGATCGGTGTCCCGGGGCCCGTCCGCTTCCCCGAGGGCGTCCCGGTCGCACCGCCGATCATGCCGGGCTGGGACGGCTTCCCGGTCCGCGAGGCGCTCAGCCAGGACCTCGGCTGCCCCGTCATGGTCGACAACGACGTGAACCTGATGGCGATGGGGGAGCAGCACGCGGGCGTCGCACGCTCCGTGGGCGACTTCCTCTGCGTCAAGATCGGTACCGGAATCGGCTGCGGCATCGTCGTCGGCGGAGGGGTCTACCGCGGGACGACGGGCAGCGCGGGCGACATCGGGCACATCCAGGCGGTGCCGGACGGCCGCCCGTGCGCCTGCGGGAACCGCGGCTGCCTGGAGGCCCACTTCAGCGGTGCCGCACTCGCCCGGGACGCCACGGACGCAGCCCAGCAGGGGCTCTCGGCGGAACTCGCCGCAAGGCTGGACGCGGCGGGCGCTCTCACCGCCGTCGATGTCGCCGCCGCGGCCGCGGCCGGCGACGCCACCGCCCTCGACCTGATCCGTGAGGGCGGCAACCGCACCGGCCAGGTCATCGCCGCTCTCGTCAGCTTCTTCAATCCGGGCCTGGTGGTGATCGGCGGTGGGGTGACGGGCCTCGGCCACACCCTGCTCGCCGCGATCCGCACCCAGGTCTACCGTCAGTCGCTGCCGCTCGCGACGGGCAACCTGCCCATCGTCCTCGGGGAGTTGGGCCCTGCCGCCGGAGTCATCGGCGCGGCGCGGCTCATCAGCGATCACCTCTTCTCGCCCGCGTAA